A genomic region of Novipirellula aureliae contains the following coding sequences:
- a CDS encoding DNA integrity scanning protein DisA nucleotide-binding domain protein, protein MTSDDSTSQTNTTQSLLRHAVSVARDCHANAIFVYSDALENQQIELDADHDCRLIYITKSSADNHRLSNHRQRYIRVPDVNLSRFGQVKIAMFLALSSNLIQRDDTVVCLTGSSEKHSIDTLFVTKVGDEFDSMAAIGTSEYLPEGVSAEVIDRIVAIAAELGSEGREGKAVGALFVIGDAERVVSLSKQLIINPFRGYSGEERNVLDPALEETVKELSTIDGAFILRGDGIIETCGAYLKTSLRDEEEYSLPRGLGARHHSAAGVTAVTNSVAVAVSESTGTVTIFANGKIVTELEKLRAGTPR, encoded by the coding sequence ATGACTTCTGACGATTCGACATCGCAAACCAACACCACGCAATCGTTGCTACGCCATGCCGTTTCAGTCGCACGCGACTGTCACGCCAATGCGATTTTCGTCTACTCCGACGCGTTAGAGAACCAACAGATTGAGCTCGATGCGGATCATGACTGTCGGTTGATCTACATTACAAAATCATCGGCGGATAACCATCGATTATCGAATCACCGACAACGCTATATCCGTGTTCCGGACGTGAATCTGAGTCGTTTTGGCCAGGTCAAAATTGCGATGTTCTTGGCTCTCTCTAGCAATTTGATCCAGCGGGATGACACGGTCGTGTGCCTCACAGGCTCTTCGGAGAAACATTCGATTGATACGCTTTTCGTTACCAAAGTTGGCGATGAGTTTGACAGTATGGCAGCCATTGGAACGAGTGAATACTTGCCGGAGGGCGTTTCGGCTGAAGTGATCGATCGGATTGTCGCGATTGCAGCGGAACTCGGCAGTGAAGGTCGTGAGGGCAAGGCGGTCGGTGCATTGTTTGTGATTGGCGACGCTGAGCGAGTCGTCTCATTGTCGAAACAATTGATTATCAATCCGTTTCGCGGATACTCCGGAGAGGAGAGAAACGTACTGGATCCAGCACTCGAGGAGACCGTCAAAGAGCTTTCCACCATCGACGGCGCGTTTATCCTGCGGGGCGACGGAATCATCGAAACGTGTGGAGCCTATTTGAAGACGTCGCTCCGGGATGAGGAGGAATACTCGCTACCACGCGGGCTTGGCGCGCGACATCACTCCGCAGCCGGTGTCACTGCAGTCACCAATTCCGTCGCAGTTGCGGTCAGCGAGTCAACGGGCACCGTGACGATCTTTGCCAATGGAAAAATCGTGACCGAACTGGAAAAGCTTCGCGCCGGGACACCCCGCTGA
- a CDS encoding alpha-hydroxy-acid oxidizing protein: MAERIAGIFDVDGLIGSVPFLSMEQGLANIMNTGLNITFLGIELTSPVIVGSCPLTIEPEAVRQLACAGAGAIVLPSILQEQIVYSALKTTAPNGAMDHSGYQPQQDEYNGGIDNYLTTIRTLKRQEKIPILGSINGSDVGIWIEFAKEIQDSGADALQLTWPPILSPPDVSADAVEAILVDAVRHLRKSISIPIAVKLNQRFTNIASVAHQLHDAGADGLILFTHVPEWDVTVNRMHWTVRWELSPIHSLGQTLEGIVHARIGGLRIPIAASGGVRTGEDAIKTMIAGADVVMVTSEIYREGPDVVCKINQGIRQFLTNSPHHSLRAFQQARPSVELGPMRKMRLEYVEPLTRTTHYFDPTPNATTNTGNGYGHKAT, translated from the coding sequence ATGGCGGAGCGTATCGCGGGTATTTTCGATGTGGATGGGCTGATCGGTTCGGTTCCCTTCCTCTCAATGGAACAAGGTTTGGCAAACATCATGAATACGGGCTTGAACATCACCTTCCTTGGCATCGAGCTGACGTCACCTGTGATTGTCGGCTCCTGCCCGCTAACAATCGAACCGGAAGCGGTTCGCCAACTCGCCTGCGCTGGGGCCGGTGCGATCGTGTTGCCGTCGATCTTGCAGGAACAGATCGTCTACTCCGCCTTGAAGACAACGGCCCCGAATGGCGCGATGGACCATAGCGGCTATCAACCGCAGCAAGACGAATACAATGGCGGCATTGACAACTACCTCACCACGATTCGCACACTGAAGCGACAAGAGAAAATCCCGATCCTCGGCAGCATCAATGGTTCGGATGTCGGCATTTGGATCGAGTTTGCCAAGGAAATCCAAGACAGTGGTGCGGATGCGCTGCAGTTGACCTGGCCACCGATCTTGTCGCCCCCCGACGTATCCGCTGACGCGGTGGAAGCGATCCTCGTTGATGCCGTCCGTCATTTACGAAAGAGCATTTCGATCCCGATCGCGGTCAAGCTGAATCAACGGTTTACCAACATCGCTTCGGTTGCGCACCAGCTGCATGATGCCGGTGCCGATGGACTAATACTTTTCACTCATGTCCCCGAATGGGATGTCACCGTCAACCGAATGCACTGGACCGTTCGCTGGGAACTTTCCCCGATCCATTCCTTAGGCCAAACGCTTGAGGGAATCGTCCATGCACGGATTGGTGGACTCCGTATTCCAATTGCCGCCAGTGGCGGAGTGCGGACCGGGGAAGACGCAATCAAGACAATGATCGCTGGTGCGGATGTGGTCATGGTGACCTCCGAGATCTATCGGGAAGGTCCCGATGTGGTTTGCAAAATCAACCAAGGCATCCGACAGTTTCTAACGAATAGTCCGCACCATTCGCTTCGTGCGTTCCAGCAAGCACGCCCGAGCGTTGAACTTGGACCCATGCGTAAGATGCGGCTGGAATATGTTGAACCGCTTACGCGAACGACCCACTATTTCGACCCGACGCCGAATGCCACCACGAATACGGGAAACGGCTACGGGCATAAAGCTACGTAG
- a CDS encoding Hsp20/alpha crystallin family protein, with protein MRFNIPWASELNRLQEEMERVFGDGARESLLRPRAYPPVNIWEDDDNLYVESEIPGMELDEFELLSSDENSLTIQGERKKPANGSSSAHRQERSFGRFSRIIQLPASVDADKTSAQYKAGVLKIMLAKKEEAKPRHITVTAG; from the coding sequence ATGAGATTCAACATTCCATGGGCAAGTGAACTAAACCGCTTGCAAGAAGAGATGGAGCGAGTGTTTGGTGACGGAGCAAGAGAGAGTCTACTACGTCCTCGCGCCTATCCGCCCGTCAATATCTGGGAAGACGACGACAACCTGTATGTCGAGAGCGAGATCCCGGGCATGGAACTCGACGAATTTGAATTGTTATCCAGTGACGAGAATTCGCTGACCATCCAAGGTGAACGCAAGAAGCCCGCCAATGGATCAAGCTCCGCCCATCGGCAAGAACGTAGCTTCGGGCGGTTCTCGCGAATCATACAGCTACCCGCCAGTGTTGATGCGGACAAGACCTCAGCGCAATACAAGGCCGGCGTTCTGAAAATCATGCTGGCAAAGAAAGAAGAAGCCAAACCACGGCACATCACCGTGACGGCTGGTTAA
- a CDS encoding TVP38/TMEM64 family protein, translated as MRVRVILLIVLLASVTLGWWMYRDVVSWEWIAAQESRFHASVAEHPIVSFVYGFFVYVALSLVPGTTGKSIVYGWLYGFWLALLIASTALTIAAVISLMAIRFLFRDFVEAKLAPWCRLIDDAVMRNGPTWLVTIRLLHAPYTLTNYASGATAIPVTTFAWTTQLGMLPGTIAFVLAGSSIPSLRTISEQGIWGVVDVQLLMLLSLLAFLPFFGRWVRRRHRDSHQVGPGSTGMATGRPPSESTLETKQ; from the coding sequence ATGCGTGTTCGCGTGATTTTGCTAATTGTTCTGTTGGCGTCGGTCACTCTCGGCTGGTGGATGTACCGTGATGTCGTAAGCTGGGAATGGATCGCTGCACAGGAGAGTCGATTTCACGCGTCGGTTGCAGAACATCCGATCGTCTCGTTTGTTTACGGGTTCTTCGTTTATGTTGCTCTGTCTCTCGTGCCTGGAACCACAGGCAAGTCGATTGTGTATGGCTGGCTATACGGGTTCTGGCTCGCCCTACTGATCGCAAGCACGGCTTTGACGATCGCGGCGGTGATTAGTCTCATGGCGATTCGGTTTCTGTTTCGCGACTTTGTTGAAGCTAAACTTGCCCCCTGGTGCCGCCTTATCGACGATGCCGTGATGCGCAACGGTCCTACATGGTTGGTCACCATCCGGCTGCTGCATGCACCCTACACATTGACGAATTACGCATCCGGGGCCACGGCGATTCCAGTCACCACATTCGCGTGGACAACACAACTTGGAATGTTACCAGGGACGATCGCGTTCGTGCTGGCTGGTTCGAGTATTCCATCGTTGCGAACGATTTCCGAACAAGGAATTTGGGGTGTCGTTGACGTGCAACTCTTGATGCTGTTGTCGTTGCTGGCATTCTTGCCCTTCTTTGGACGCTGGGTGCGGCGACGGCATCGTGACTCACATCAGGTGGGGCCTGGATCGACAGGGATGGCGACCGGCCGACCGCCCAGCGAGTCCACACTTGAAACGAAACAATGA
- a CDS encoding CDP-alcohol phosphatidyltransferase family protein — protein MSRSSSPDLGRLNRWLTVPNVLCIVRFLGSWVMLWFAIHEQPQWVVGIFLFLTATDWIDGKVARFLDQRSLIGPKLDTIADVTMYGCLLISMLRLQHAVLIAEVEYFIAAIASYAGSCLFSIFKFHRIPSYHTRAAKTCWLLMIFAVCALFVGWSIWPLRIAMVGVTLTNLEAILITYRSDESLSDIKHAEWFKPRQRR, from the coding sequence ATGAGCCGATCATCCTCACCCGATCTCGGGCGTCTCAATCGGTGGCTAACCGTGCCAAACGTTCTTTGCATTGTGCGGTTCCTCGGATCGTGGGTAATGTTGTGGTTCGCCATTCACGAGCAACCGCAATGGGTTGTCGGCATCTTTCTGTTTCTTACAGCAACCGATTGGATAGACGGAAAAGTCGCTCGGTTCCTAGACCAACGCTCGTTGATCGGCCCCAAACTTGACACAATCGCGGACGTCACGATGTACGGCTGCTTGCTGATTTCGATGCTGCGGTTGCAACACGCGGTACTGATCGCCGAGGTCGAATACTTCATTGCCGCAATCGCCAGCTACGCGGGATCGTGTTTGTTCAGTATTTTCAAATTTCATCGCATCCCGAGTTACCATACCCGAGCAGCAAAAACATGCTGGCTGCTAATGATCTTCGCTGTCTGCGCGCTGTTTGTTGGATGGTCGATCTGGCCGCTTCGAATCGCGATGGTGGGAGTGACGCTAACCAACTTGGAGGCGATCCTGATCACGTACCGCTCCGACGAATCACTCTCGGACATCAAGCACGCAGAGTGGTTCAAGCCACGACAGCGGCGATGA
- a CDS encoding Hsp20/alpha crystallin family protein: MFKSLVPQRKTGETELAKTRPTSELARFRTTFDRMLSDFWNSDTDDLWDSQWGYDVQDSENELVVRAEAPGFEPEEIDVQLSGNRLVVQASHRSESKSDTGTSSSYGRVYRSMTVPDGIEADNIQATYKNGVLEVHLPKGEQAKAKRIAVHS, from the coding sequence ATGTTCAAAAGCTTAGTTCCGCAGCGAAAAACGGGAGAGACCGAACTCGCCAAAACTCGACCGACGAGCGAACTCGCCCGTTTCCGTACAACCTTCGACCGGATGCTCAGTGACTTTTGGAACTCCGACACCGACGACCTTTGGGATTCTCAATGGGGCTATGATGTCCAAGACAGCGAGAATGAGCTTGTCGTACGAGCTGAAGCCCCCGGTTTCGAACCAGAGGAAATCGATGTGCAGTTATCGGGCAACCGTTTGGTGGTGCAAGCCTCTCACAGGTCAGAGAGCAAGAGCGACACGGGCACGTCTTCTTCGTACGGAAGAGTCTATCGTAGCATGACCGTGCCCGATGGTATCGAAGCGGACAATATCCAGGCCACTTACAAGAACGGGGTGCTGGAAGTGCATTTGCCCAAAGGCGAGCAAGCCAAGGCAAAACGAATCGCTGTTCATTCGTAG
- a CDS encoding S1C family serine protease encodes MKKRKQTLRPMLVGSALLFTPLLVDRANADDTQPSNEIQSTVTETKATQAELGISVSPLPPVLTSHLPEVIGKGRGVLVSDVRHGSPAEKAGLRMNDVLIRYDDQDLYSPEQLVKRVRNDEPGKEIELEFVRAGKLNTVKVTLGEKPIVVPIENNWPGFTRRFDVPLPSRPDFLTEDEDLLGDGNEWTHFESISVVKDEDGTYRAKVTYKDENGASIDREYTGTRQEVRDAINHDKELPEDQRNQLLRTLDDRGAGTFPSFKFPSVPNWTPWRQPWNQEWFHWPNMTF; translated from the coding sequence ATGAAAAAACGCAAGCAAACTCTTCGTCCAATGTTGGTTGGGTCCGCCCTGCTTTTTACCCCTCTGCTCGTCGACCGAGCCAATGCGGATGACACCCAACCATCCAACGAAATCCAATCGACAGTGACAGAGACGAAAGCCACTCAGGCGGAACTTGGAATTAGTGTCTCGCCACTGCCGCCTGTGTTGACGAGTCATCTACCCGAAGTGATTGGGAAGGGGCGAGGGGTTTTGGTCTCGGATGTCCGCCATGGTTCACCGGCTGAAAAGGCGGGGTTAAGAATGAACGATGTGTTGATTCGCTATGACGACCAAGATCTGTATTCACCCGAACAACTGGTCAAACGCGTTCGCAATGACGAACCGGGCAAAGAGATCGAACTGGAGTTTGTTCGAGCGGGCAAGCTAAATACGGTGAAAGTGACACTTGGCGAGAAACCCATTGTTGTTCCGATCGAGAATAACTGGCCAGGTTTCACAAGACGGTTTGACGTTCCTCTTCCATCTCGACCCGACTTTTTGACCGAAGATGAGGATCTGCTGGGCGACGGCAACGAATGGACTCACTTCGAGTCGATAAGCGTGGTGAAGGACGAAGACGGTACGTATCGAGCGAAGGTAACGTATAAGGATGAGAACGGTGCCTCGATTGATCGTGAGTACACTGGCACTCGGCAGGAAGTTCGTGACGCGATCAATCATGACAAAGAGTTGCCGGAGGATCAACGAAACCAACTTCTGCGCACGTTGGATGATAGAGGAGCTGGAACGTTTCCTAGCTTCAAGTTTCCAAGCGTTCCAAATTGGACACCATGGCGACAACCTTGGAACCAAGAGTGGTTCCATTGGCCCAACATGACTTTCTAA
- a CDS encoding metallophosphoesterase family protein, which yields MRILHLSDLHFGPPYVPEIGEAFLQLAPTLQPDVIVVSGDLTQRAKRGQFLRARDFLDRLPDRPTLVIPGNHDIPLYRVKERWCDPLGLYKEIISPDLNPVLRLGQAVLVGIDSTAPHRAISNGRIGIKQLEHCRKVFADTPPEAARMIVAHHHFAPAPDYLHDQTMPKAKRAINQFVELGVEMILGGHLHRAYIGNSLNFYPGHHRDRGIVIVQCGTTTSRRGRGSEREKNSFNVIDFDANLITITHQMYFDDDQQFAPLSRHQFPRLGKRFQSQG from the coding sequence ATGAGAATTCTACATCTATCCGATCTGCACTTCGGTCCGCCCTACGTGCCCGAAATCGGCGAGGCGTTTCTGCAGTTAGCTCCCACGCTTCAGCCAGATGTGATTGTCGTCAGCGGCGATCTGACCCAGCGTGCAAAGCGAGGACAGTTTCTACGAGCTCGCGATTTTCTCGACCGCCTTCCTGACCGACCGACACTGGTGATTCCCGGCAATCACGATATTCCGCTCTACCGAGTGAAAGAACGGTGGTGCGATCCACTCGGGTTGTACAAAGAAATCATCTCGCCCGATCTGAATCCAGTCCTAAGACTCGGTCAGGCGGTACTGGTCGGCATCGACTCGACGGCACCTCACCGGGCGATCTCAAATGGACGCATTGGCATAAAACAACTAGAGCATTGTCGAAAAGTCTTTGCGGATACGCCGCCTGAGGCCGCGAGGATGATCGTCGCACATCACCACTTTGCGCCGGCTCCTGACTACCTACATGATCAAACGATGCCCAAGGCAAAGCGTGCGATCAATCAATTCGTCGAACTAGGTGTCGAAATGATCCTAGGCGGACACTTGCACCGTGCCTATATCGGAAACTCTCTCAACTTCTACCCTGGTCACCATCGCGATCGGGGGATTGTGATCGTCCAGTGTGGTACGACGACTTCACGACGTGGACGTGGATCCGAACGCGAAAAGAACTCCTTTAACGTGATCGACTTCGATGCCAATCTAATCACCATCACGCATCAAATGTATTTCGATGACGACCAGCAATTTGCTCCGCTAAGTCGGCATCAGTTTCCACGGTTGGGAAAGCGATTCCAGAGCCAGGGGTGA
- a CDS encoding phosphatidate cytidylyltransferase, whose translation MSQLIVSPNVAWTAVAALCFLGASTLIRLATIRHQPRDIANRRIQSLKTWWIVSVLVIGAAVVGPPAIIGLLAIVSLLALQEFAALPFHPPLSRNALYASYPFIVVGYVLLLTGRSETFITTFPLIAVLLPSILLLFSGNPAHFTTQVGRITFGLLVTTYGLGHLGLLVALPPESNPDSGLIGLFLMVVAITELNDIAGALVGRKIGRRRLTVISPRKTWEGFLGGMMTSTIASVVLGNWLTTMTLGQLMVAGLLISVAGTLGDLNMSAVKREVGTKDSGNLMPGQGGILDRIDSLTFTAPMFYYYWTWCYQ comes from the coding sequence ATGAGCCAACTGATCGTCTCACCGAATGTCGCCTGGACCGCGGTTGCCGCCCTCTGCTTTCTCGGGGCCAGTACGTTGATTCGACTCGCCACGATACGTCACCAACCCCGTGATATCGCGAACCGTCGGATCCAGAGCTTGAAAACTTGGTGGATCGTTTCAGTACTCGTGATTGGTGCTGCCGTTGTCGGACCGCCAGCGATCATCGGATTGCTCGCCATCGTTAGCTTGCTCGCTCTACAAGAGTTCGCGGCACTTCCGTTCCACCCGCCGCTCTCGCGAAACGCTTTGTACGCAAGCTACCCATTCATCGTTGTTGGCTATGTTTTGCTACTCACTGGTCGAAGCGAAACCTTCATCACAACATTTCCACTGATCGCCGTACTTTTGCCCAGCATCCTGTTGCTGTTTTCTGGCAACCCAGCGCACTTCACGACTCAGGTCGGGCGGATCACGTTTGGTTTGCTGGTGACGACCTATGGTCTTGGGCACCTTGGATTGCTTGTCGCGTTGCCACCGGAATCGAATCCCGACTCCGGCTTGATCGGTCTCTTTTTGATGGTGGTCGCAATCACAGAACTCAATGACATCGCCGGAGCCTTGGTCGGACGTAAAATTGGGCGGCGTAGACTGACTGTGATCTCGCCTCGAAAAACCTGGGAAGGATTCCTCGGCGGGATGATGACGTCAACAATCGCTTCGGTTGTTCTTGGCAACTGGCTGACAACGATGACGCTGGGACAGTTGATGGTGGCTGGGCTACTGATATCCGTAGCCGGCACACTTGGCGACTTAAACATGTCGGCAGTGAAACGCGAAGTCGGTACGAAGGACAGTGGGAATTTGATGCCTGGACAAGGTGGCATCCTCGATCGGATCGACAGCCTTACCTTTACCGCTCCGATGTTTTACTACTACTGGACGTGGTGCTACCAATGA
- a CDS encoding Hsp20/alpha crystallin family protein translates to MTDTTLTPPKPAQVEAERTSQTPVYRPGFDILESENELTLYGDMPGVEDKDLDIRYENERLTIQGKVPARNESETMLRQEYGIGDYERTFMIGESIDAEKISAEIHNGVLIVHLPKTEAVKPKRIEVKAT, encoded by the coding sequence ATGACAGACACAACACTTACCCCTCCCAAGCCAGCTCAAGTCGAGGCAGAGCGAACAAGTCAAACGCCAGTGTACCGACCTGGATTTGACATCCTTGAGTCAGAGAACGAGTTGACACTCTATGGCGATATGCCAGGCGTCGAGGACAAAGACCTCGACATCCGGTACGAAAACGAACGATTGACGATCCAGGGCAAGGTTCCAGCTCGGAATGAGTCGGAAACCATGTTACGTCAGGAATACGGCATTGGCGATTATGAGCGCACGTTCATGATCGGCGAATCGATCGATGCCGAAAAGATCAGTGCCGAAATTCACAACGGTGTCTTGATTGTCCACTTGCCCAAGACGGAAGCCGTCAAACCGAAACGCATCGAAGTCAAGGCAACCTAG
- a CDS encoding diacylglycerol/lipid kinase family protein yields the protein MKTYLLANSKSGGWDRVKTQLATLADATGIEIIHMDQGALEHSLPDSGRLVVAGGDGTLSRVVNAVAEKLDRFEFALLPTGTGNDLARSLDLYGAPIEDDWQRAISSPTTTIDVIRVTNGRSLYLLNAATGGFGGMVSTDVTTDDKRRWGAMAYWLTAFSKLTSLEESSIRLELDSETIELKTLGLGIANGCYVGGGFPVAPKAKLDDGLLDITTVPNLPTIELLAAGVDFMLGREHDPNLVRMFQSSRVRVIADPTMPYSLDGETMQGLDALFEVVSGALQIVAGENPVAL from the coding sequence ATGAAAACTTACCTGCTCGCAAATTCAAAGTCTGGCGGGTGGGACCGCGTGAAAACCCAACTGGCAACGTTGGCCGATGCGACGGGAATCGAGATTATCCACATGGACCAAGGTGCTTTGGAGCACTCGTTGCCCGATTCCGGCCGATTGGTCGTCGCTGGCGGCGATGGGACGCTATCTCGTGTTGTCAACGCCGTTGCTGAAAAGCTTGACCGGTTTGAATTTGCACTTCTGCCGACCGGTACGGGAAACGACCTTGCTCGATCACTCGATTTGTATGGAGCACCGATCGAGGACGATTGGCAGCGTGCCATTTCATCGCCGACGACCACGATTGACGTTATCCGTGTCACCAACGGTCGTTCGCTCTATCTGCTCAACGCCGCGACCGGCGGTTTCGGAGGGATGGTCAGCACCGATGTGACCACAGACGACAAACGGCGTTGGGGAGCCATGGCATACTGGCTTACCGCATTCTCCAAATTGACGTCACTGGAGGAATCGAGTATCCGATTGGAGTTGGATAGCGAAACCATTGAACTGAAAACGTTGGGTTTGGGGATCGCGAACGGATGCTATGTCGGGGGGGGATTCCCGGTCGCTCCCAAGGCGAAGTTGGATGACGGACTTTTGGATATCACAACGGTTCCGAATCTGCCGACGATCGAGTTGCTTGCGGCGGGAGTCGATTTCATGCTGGGGCGTGAGCATGACCCCAATCTCGTCCGCATGTTTCAATCCTCGCGAGTTCGAGTGATCGCTGACCCAACGATGCCCTACAGCCTTGATGGAGAAACGATGCAAGGGTTGGATGCGTTGTTCGAGGTCGTCAGCGGTGCCTTGCAGATCGTGGCAGGAGAGAATCCGGTGGCCTTGTAA
- a CDS encoding TraR/DksA family transcriptional regulator produces MTRHESIQRLKRQLIQRRRQLLDLMSGELSQHHNSDDPIGGDLVDLAVEADYVTVNSALAATECQELEQIHDALRRFDDGTFGFCCDCGKPISIARLRAIPYAVNCVACKIRDESEQQWFKLSCETDTETPDTRTSLYV; encoded by the coding sequence ATGACAAGACACGAATCGATCCAAAGACTGAAACGTCAACTGATCCAACGACGCCGCCAATTGCTGGATCTGATGTCTGGCGAACTGTCCCAGCACCATAACTCGGACGATCCGATCGGTGGCGATCTGGTCGACTTGGCGGTGGAAGCGGATTATGTGACAGTCAATTCCGCGTTGGCGGCGACCGAGTGTCAAGAGCTCGAGCAGATCCATGACGCACTACGCCGGTTCGACGATGGTACTTTTGGCTTCTGCTGTGACTGCGGCAAACCAATTTCCATCGCAAGACTCCGCGCGATCCCGTATGCCGTCAATTGCGTCGCTTGCAAGATAAGGGATGAGTCGGAGCAACAATGGTTCAAGCTAAGTTGCGAGACGGATACGGAGACGCCTGACACTCGTACGAGTTTGTACGTATAG